The DNA segment CGTCTTCAAAAATTCATCATGATACGGCATCGGAGTTTTTTAAAAAACTATATAATGATGGCAAGTTCATAGAAGAAGTAACGGAACAGCTGTATGATGAAGAAGCTAACCAATTTCTTGCTGATAGGTTTGTGATGGGTACTTGCCCAAAATGTGGTAACGAAGAGGCGTATGGCGATCAATGTGAAAAATGTGGTTCGTCGTTAAATGCTACTGACTTAATTAATCCAAAATCGACAATAACAGGTTCTATTCCTATTACAAGGAGTACAAAACATTGGTTTTTACCATTAGACCAATATGATACTTTTCTGCGTGAGTGGATATTAGAAGGTCATAAAAACGACTGGAAGCCTAATGTATTTGGTCAGGTAAAATCATGGTTAGACGATGGGTTAAAACCCCGTGCTGTAACCCGTGATCTTGATTGGGGTATATCAGTCCCTGTAGAAGGGGCAGAGGGAAAAGTGCTTTATGTGTGGTTTGATGCGCCTATTGGCTATATATCTTCTACTAAAGAGTGGGCAGAGCGCGAAGGTAAAGACTGGGAACCTTACTGGAAAAGTGATGACACTAAATTAGTACATTTTATAGGAAAAGATAATATTGTTTTTCATTGTATTATCTTTCCTGCGATGCTTAAAGCAGAGGGCAGTTATATATTACCAGATAATGTACCTGCTAATGAGTTTTTAAATCTTGAGGGTAACAAGTTGTCTACGTCTAAAAACTGGGCAGTTTGGTTACACGAGTATTTAGAAGATTTCCCAGAGCAGCAAGATGTATTGCGTTATGCATTGACATCAAATGCGCCAGAATCTAAGGATAATGACTTTACTTGGAAAGATTTCCAAGCGCGTAATAATAATGAGTTAGTTGCTATATTCGGAAACTTTATCAATAGGGTAGTGGTACTTACTAATAAGTATTATGAAGGTGTAGTGCCGCAACCAAACGATTTTAGTAATGTAGACGAAGCTACACTTGCCGAAATGCATGCTTACCCTGCTGTTATAGCAAGCTCTATAGAACGTTATCGTTTTAGAGAA comes from the Flavobacterium arcticum genome and includes:
- the metG gene encoding methionine--tRNA ligase translates to MIQDPKRYTITAALPYTNGPIHIGHLAGVYVPADIYSRFLRLQQKDVAFICGSDEHGAAIPMKAKKEGITPQEVIDKYNGIIKQSFLDFGISFDNYSRTSSKIHHDTASEFFKKLYNDGKFIEEVTEQLYDEEANQFLADRFVMGTCPKCGNEEAYGDQCEKCGSSLNATDLINPKSTITGSIPITRSTKHWFLPLDQYDTFLREWILEGHKNDWKPNVFGQVKSWLDDGLKPRAVTRDLDWGISVPVEGAEGKVLYVWFDAPIGYISSTKEWAEREGKDWEPYWKSDDTKLVHFIGKDNIVFHCIIFPAMLKAEGSYILPDNVPANEFLNLEGNKLSTSKNWAVWLHEYLEDFPEQQDVLRYALTSNAPESKDNDFTWKDFQARNNNELVAIFGNFINRVVVLTNKYYEGVVPQPNDFSNVDEATLAEMHAYPAVIASSIERYRFREALSELMNLARLGNKYLADEEPWKVIKENPERVKTQMYVALQIAIALAVLSEPFLPFTSSKLKDILKLDGGLQWGDVTSKEVLIAAEHTIGKAELLFAKIEDEAIQKQIDKLEATKTANAAENKKAEPQKELATFEDFSKMDIRTGTILEAEKMPKAKKLLVLKVDTGIDVRTIVSGIAESFKPEDIIGKRVTVLVNLASRKLRGVESEGMILMTEDREGQLVFVNPDTDNVANGEVIS